The Candidatus Poribacteria bacterium genome includes the window GACCCTCGCTCGCCTCGTCCGATACCCCTCCTTCGAGACGGCCACCGTCACTCTCCGCTCCCCCTCTACCCCGGCGTCGAGATCAATAGTGCACGGCGTCACCCCCACCTTGCGCCCCTCAACATACACCTCCGCACCCTCCGGATCGCTCTCCACGACCAGCGTGGCCACGCTCGCCAGCTCCTCCACCACCGCCCCCTCAGCTTCCCCCTCCTGCGGCAGAAACAGAAACTCCCCCTCGCCCTCCGTCCTGAACAGGGGATGCTGCTCCGCTATCTTCGGAACCACCTGCTTCAGATACGTCCCTAGCTCCCAGCCCGTGATGACACCGTCATCGTTTATATCGGCTATCCCTCTCTCCAGACCCTCCAGCAGCTTGTAGGTGAAAACCCCATGCCCCAGATCGGAACGCTCCGCCGACTGCTCCCCCTTCCCTCCGGCCGTTATCATCTGCTGGACGGGAGCCTCCACAACCTTCCTCAGATAACCCGGTATCCTGGGATCAAGCCCTCTGGATGACTCCAGAACCAACCCGCTGTAGCAGGCGTCAACGATAAAGAGGATGTGCTTGGCGGGAATGAGCTTCGCCGCACGCTTAAGCTCGTCCATCCCTATGCAGTATTGGTAATACTGGGCGGCGTTCGGCCTCCTGGAGAGGTCAACCTTGGCGTCATAGGGCACGAGGAAGCCCATCTCCCCTCCGCCTCTGAGTCTGGGAAGCGTGACGGTCTGTCCGTGCCCTGAAAAGAAAACCAGCACGCAGTCATCCTCCTTCACCCTATCGGGATCGGCCAGCTCTGCCAGGGCGTTCTGGATTCCCTTCTTCGTGGCCCTCTCGTTTGTGAGGATGATGATGTTCTCCTTTGGGAATCCGAATTTGGTCTGTAGCAACTTTGCGAGCTCTGTGGCGTCCGCCACTGCGTAGTTGAGCTGGTATTGAGGGGGCAGGTTGGGGTAGTCGTTGATGCCGATGAGCAGGGCCCATCCGGTTCTGTATACCGTATCGGGCAACTCAGGGGGATGTCTGCCCACGACCCTGATGCCCTTCTGGGCGAAAAGGGTGGCGGTGATGAGCAGGATGATCGGTATGATGAGAGGAATTATGCGTTTCATCACAATCACCTCCCCCTCGGCGGGGGATAAATCCCCGTCCTACGATCTATCTGTCGGGCGACCACATAGGGCCGCTCCTACATCATATTGCGGTGCTTCAACCATCGCCGTGTCCGATCCCATCTCTCTTCCATAACCTTGGGGCAAAATCAACACCGTAGGGCGGCACTTTATGTGCCGCCGAAATGCGGCGGGGGTAAAGGATCTGCCCTACGATGAAGCGTCTCCACGTCGGATAACTCCCTCCTTCTTATCCTCCTTTCCGTCAAAACCGTAAAAAACCCCTTTATTTCATCGGGGTGCTTTCCTAAAAAATCCAAAACTGCCCTTTTACTCACTTCGTTATCCGATATCCTCACCAGTATGACACCGAGCACCCTCCGTCTAGATCTGTATATCAGTTCTCCGAAGTCCTTATCGAAGGTCATAATAACCCGAGATTCGTCGATTGACAGTGAGATGATTTCTTCGTCGTTCATACCTCGACGTATCTCTCTCACCCATACCACATCATAGCCAGCTTCCCTCAAAGCTTCAACCAAGCATCTTGGGGCGTTCTCATCCACAAGCAAGCCGGTCATGTCACAAACTCGATTATCTCCTCATTCGCCACCAGTTCATAAGCGTAGATTATGGCTGCCTTTATATCCTCCTCCGTTATGTCATACTCGCGTATGATCTGTCTGAAATCGTAACCTGAGGCGAGTTTCTCAAGGATCAGCTCGACGGATATCCTCGTCCCCTTTATCACAGGTTTCCCGCATAAAACCTCCGGGTTGATCTCAATCCTGTCTAACAGATCGACCTTCATCTCGATTACCTCCGGTGTTTTCGCCTTTCTTGAATCCTCCTAACGTTCTAAAATAACCCCTGGGATTTCCGATCATAACCCATCACTCATCACTCTTCTTCACCTAAGGTAGCATAACCTGGGACAAAATCAACACCGAAGGAGCTGCCCTACGGTTCATCCATTACTGAACCACCTCCCAGAACGCGCACTCCCCCTGTCCTGTGAAGACCATCAACGCTCCTCTCAAAGGATACCTAGCCTGCGGACGTACCTTATCCATGTATCCTCTCAACAGCTCCCTTCCCTCCTCCTTCACACGAGCAAGCATCCCCTCCAGATCCTCTCCCCTCACATACTTCAACTCCAACACCCACTCATACCTTCCATCAAACGGTTCCATCCCCCTCAGGAAAACGTCAACATATCCCCTCTCAACCTCTAGCTCGCTCTGAACGTAATACAACCTGCTCAGATGTAGCAACGTCAATATGTGAACCTTAAGATGCCCCTCCCTGAATCCACGCATGTCCCTGTTTGACAACACCTTCCCCAAAAAATCCTCAACCATCCTCACCAACCCCTCTATCCTCCCCTCGTATGCCATCTCCACCAACGCCATCTCCAGCCTGTGAACGTCAACCCTTACCCTCTCCCTCCTCACCAGATCCTCATAGAGATAACGGTAATACAGCTCCCTGATCACGTAGTTCGGCATCCCGAACCGGTACATCCGCCCAAGGGTACCCTCCATCGTGACGAAGCCCATGTACAACAGCAACGAGAGAAGATCATCCCGGTCAAACTCCCTCTCCAGATTGAACTGAGTCGTCAGGTTGCCGTAGGCCGCATCCTCCTCCAGCAACTCGTTGATCACCTCCATCCCCTTCCTCGCATCGAACAACTGAAACAGGTTGCCTATCTTGCGATAGTCAGAGGCTATGTTCACGTCTATCAACTCCCTCGGAGGCCGACAGTATCTCCGGTAGTCGGATAGGTAATACAGAACCATGTCGGGGTGCTACGTGATCTTCATATTTCTCAGAAGCATCGTATCTCCGGTAGTCGGATAGGTAATACAGAACCATGTCGGGGTTGAAGAGTTTGACGTCATCCGCCTCCGCGCAGAACCGGTGTCCGTTGTAGTAGTCCGACATCTGGGAGTAGATCTCATCGGGGTCTGCGCTGCAGTGGGAGCAGACCTCCCAGATCAGCCTCCTGGTCTCATCCTCCGTGAAGCCAAGCATGGGGTGGAACTCCTCATCAAGGGAGAGGTTCCTGGCGATGTTGAACCCACTAGTGAGGGAATCGAGGGTGATGGGGGTGACACCGGTGATGAACATCCTGTCAATCACACCGTCCCTCGCCCCTGTCTTGAGAACCTCGTAGAACTTTCTGACGAACCCCGTTCGGGAGACGAGTTCCCTGAACATGTCGAACCGGAAGGCCAGAAGCTCGTTTGCGAAGTGGTCGTACTCATCCACGAGAAGGTAGATCTTCCTCCCCGTTTTCCGCCTTACCCTTTGTATCAACTCCCCCACCATCCTCTCCGGCTCATTGATGTTCAGGATCTCATCTCTGTCCTCAACGCCGAGGAGGTCCTCATACTTATCCCAGAAATCCTCCACCCCAAGTTTAACCTTCCCCCGGAACCCCTGATAGGTGCTTTCCCTCGTTGTGGTGTCAATCCCGCTGAAGTCGAAGAGGAGGATCATATAGCTGTTATGCAAGGGGGTGGGGTTCGCCCCGATGTGGAAATCGCCGAACAACATCTCGAACTTGTCAGCGTGTTTCAGGTCATAGTAGTATTCCAGCGTGGATACAAAGAGGCTCTTGCCGAACTTGCGGGGACGGAGATAGAAGATGTAGGGCTCCCCTGCGTCCTCAAGCTTTCGGATGAACGGGGTTTTGTCGACGTAGATATAGCTCTCAGCAGCTATTTTTGCGAAGTTCGGTATGCCGTAGGGCAACTTGTATCTTTTCAGGGTGACTCACCACCTGCAATTATACTTCGTAGTGCCGCCAAAATACTGGGCGCAATGCCTTGCGCCCCTACCGACCGCTCGGCAGGACGTTTTACATCGTAGGGCGGCACTTCATGTGCCGCCGCATCCGGCGAGGTAACCACAGGGGGTTACCCCTACGATTCCGAATGGGACGATCTCGGAAAAATAAAAATCACCCACGCAGCCCAACCGTAGGAGCAGACCCCCGCGTCCGCCCATCATACTTGATCCTCAGTATAGCAGATACGAAAGGGCGCGTCAAGATGGGCGAACAGGCACGTGGATCTACCCCCGCATCCTCCTAAAACCGAACGATCCTCACCTCCGGGTAGTAGAAGCCCAATATCTCCCTGTAGCTCATCCCCCCCAAGGCCATGTTCTGGGCGCCCCACTGGCTCATGCCCACGCCGTGGCCGTATCCGTAGCCGGATATCTCAAGTCCATCCTTTCCGAGCTTCAGCCTGAAAAGCGTGCTTTTGACCCTCACTGGGTTGAAGAGGCGGCGGAACCGTCTCGCCGATACCCTCGATCTCCCCCCTGAATGTCGTATCTCCAGCATCCTCGCCCTGCCGGTGGAATCCCGATCCACCACCCTGATCGCTCTGACCTTCAGGTTCGGTATGCCGAGCAGATCGGAAAGTTTTCCTTCAAGCGTGCCCCTCGGTAGGCTCACCTTCCAGCGGTATACGGGCGAGTTTCGGCTGTAGGGGTCCTTGACGCTCACCAGATACGGCAGTCCGACACCCCACGTCTCTGAGGAGTTGGCCGTGATTCCGCCGCTGTTGGAGTGATAGCATGCCGTGGCGAGATCATCTCCGAAGAGCATCACCTCGCCCCTTGTCTCATCCACGGCCCTTCTGAGTTTCTCAGTTTCGACGTCGGCGCCGCCGTAGACCTGGCTATTTCCTGTGTCATCCAGGTCATAGAGCGGGTTTTTCGAGTTACGCTTTCTGCTCAGCGCGAACGTCCTGGCCGCCACCGCCTGCGCCTTCAGCGCCTCGATGTGCCAGCTCGCCGGAACCTCCATCGGCAGGACGCCGTAGAGGTACTCCTCCAGCGGAAGCTCGTTGACTATCAGAAGGGAATCGCCGACGGGATAAAAACGGAGCTCCCCCCGGTATCTGGTGCCGTTTACGCTGAGGGGGTCTCCGTCAGCGCGGATCGAAATTGAATCGGCGAAGAGGTCGGTCGGCGTCAGATGAAGAGCTCCCCCATAGGCCGATATCTCGATCCTCTCACCCCTCCGGAGGCGCATCCGTTTCGGGTTTGATCCCACCTCGACCGTAAATTCGGAGTCACATGAGACCCTTGCCAGGATCACGCCTTTGAGGATGGCCACCCTGACGGTATCTGCTTTCGGTATCGGCTTCGGCGGTTC containing:
- a CDS encoding DUF5615 family PIN-like protein is translated as MTGLLVDENAPRCLVEALREAGYDVVWVREIRRGMNDEEIISLSIDESRVIMTFDKDFGELIYRSRRRVLGVILVRISDNEVSKRAVLDFLGKHPDEIKGFFTVLTERRIRRRELSDVETLHRRADPLPPPHFGGT
- a CDS encoding SpoIID/LytB domain-containing protein, which translates into the protein MFFINLIAILLILASSSEQLDEAKDLIRLGRYLEAIGVCREIVQLGDDPLLKAKAQLLIADTLNTMLDQPEKALREYSRLISGYPESDLLDDALYRSALLLYRLGRYKEAIGLIERLQREFAGKPESFYNVYNSRLLLEKCREAMREKPERPPEPPKPIPKADTVRVAILKGVILARVSCDSEFTVEVGSNPKRMRLRRGERIEISAYGGALHLTPTDLFADSISIRADGDPLSVNGTRYRGELRFYPVGDSLLIVNELPLEEYLYGVLPMEVPASWHIEALKAQAVAARTFALSRKRNSKNPLYDLDDTGNSQVYGGADVETEKLRRAVDETRGEVMLFGDDLATACYHSNSGGITANSSETWGVGLPYLVSVKDPYSRNSPVYRWKVSLPRGTLEGKLSDLLGIPNLKVRAIRVVDRDSTGRARMLEIRHSGGRSRVSARRFRRLFNPVRVKSTLFRLKLGKDGLEISGYGYGHGVGMSQWGAQNMALGGMSYREILGFYYPEVRIVRF
- a CDS encoding PD-(D/E)XK nuclease domain-containing protein; this encodes MNIASDYRKIGNLFQLFDARKGMEVINELLEEDAAYGNLTTQFNLEREFDRDDLLSLLLYMGFVTMEGTLGRMYRFGMPNYVIRELYYRYLYEDLVRRERVRVDVHRLEMALVEMAYEGRIEGLVRMVEDFLGKVLSNRDMRGFREGHLKVHILTLLHLSRLYYVQSELEVERGYVDVFLRGMEPFDGRYEWVLELKYVRGEDLEGMLARVKEEGRELLRGYMDKVRPQARYPLRGALMVFTGQGECAFWEVVQ
- a CDS encoding DUF433 domain-containing protein is translated as MKVDLLDRIEINPEVLCGKPVIKGTRISVELILEKLASGYDFRQIIREYDITEEDIKAAIIYAYELVANEEIIEFVT
- a CDS encoding SUMF1/EgtB/PvdO family nonheme iron enzyme, producing MKRIIPLIIPIILLITATLFAQKGIRVVGRHPPELPDTVYRTGWALLIGINDYPNLPPQYQLNYAVADATELAKLLQTKFGFPKENIIILTNERATKKGIQNALAELADPDRVKEDDCVLVFFSGHGQTVTLPRLRGGGEMGFLVPYDAKVDLSRRPNAAQYYQYCIGMDELKRAAKLIPAKHILFIVDACYSGLVLESSRGLDPRIPGYLRKVVEAPVQQMITAGGKGEQSAERSDLGHGVFTYKLLEGLERGIADINDDGVITGWELGTYLKQVVPKIAEQHPLFRTEGEGEFLFLPQEGEAEGAVVEELASVATLVVESDPEGAEVYVEGRKVGVTPCTIDLDAGVEGERRVTVAVSKEGYRTRRARVKLIAGKRVRWAGVRLERVDVPPRPVVTPQLSGGTAPPKEIVGRDGAPMVLIPAGEFEMGDPFNEGDSDERPVHTVYLDAFYIDKYEVTNELYTRFLNDIGRNEDDEGHQLLDINDSGCLIEFVGGQYRPKSGYENHPVIKVSWWGAVAYAEWAGKRLPTEAEWEKAARGGLVGKRYPWGDEISHDMTNYWGTGGRDRWDETSPVGSFPPNGYGLYDMAGNVWEWCADWYDENYYSRSPRRNPKGPDSGEYRVVRGGSWNNDPEWLRVAYRSRYHPRTAYILLGFRCAQDVTP
- a CDS encoding AAA family ATPase, encoding MPYGIPNFAKIAAESYIYVDKTPFIRKLEDAGEPYIFYLRPRKFGKSLFVSTLEYYYDLKHADKFEMLFGDFHIGANPTPLHNSYMILLFDFSGIDTTTRESTYQGFRGKVKLGVEDFWDKYEDLLGVEDRDEILNINEPERMVGELIQRVRRKTGRKIYLLVDEYDHFANELLAFRFDMFRELVSRTGFVRKFYEVLKTGARDGVIDRMFITGVTPITLDSLTSGFNIARNLSLDEEFHPMLGFTEDETRRLIWEVCSHCSADPDEIYSQMSDYYNGHRFCAEADDVKLFNPDMVLYYLSDYRRYDASEKYEDHVAPRHGSVLPIRLPEILSASEGVDRREHSL